A stretch of the Vicia villosa cultivar HV-30 ecotype Madison, WI unplaced genomic scaffold, Vvil1.0 ctg.002396F_1_1, whole genome shotgun sequence genome encodes the following:
- the LOC131638731 gene encoding protein RISC-INTERACTING CLEARING 3'-5' EXORIBONUCLEASE 2-like — translation MDNVRVESFDLNGVQIKTAVIHIANKKMIDEHISSLLRSAYENRTNVIGFDIQFQFGYNNFNKYKGIYVSSCANLIFCVGHSCLIILLENPSNIYNNWPSSISLKSVVNLLTLPEYTFVGVGINHNLAQLKHEYGIGCKNAVELGSLAANLMNKPRLSYCGVDELAFVVNNLDFRKHRPLSMDFDWGSNPLSIELVKLATVNVYSYFKIGSTLLGWDASIPPVPSLDE, via the coding sequence ATGGACAACGTCCGTGTAGAATCGTTTGATCTGAACGGAGTTCAAATCAAGACAGCTGTGATTCATATAGCGAATAAGAAGATGATTGATGAGCATATTTCGTCTCTCTTGCGCTCCGCATATGAGAATAGAACCAATGTAATAGGGTTTGATATCCAGTTTCAGTTTGGCTATAACAATTTCAACAAATATAAAGGTATTTATGTGTCCAGTTGCGCAAATCTGATCTTTTGTGTTGGACATTCGTGTCTTATTATTCTGCTAGAAAATCCTTCTAATATTTATAATAACTGGCCGAGCTCCATCTCCTTGAAATCTGTGGTTAATCTTCTTACTCTGCCGGAATATACCTTTGTTGGCGTTGGTATCAATCACAATTTGGCTCAATTGAAGCATGAGTATGGGATTGGATGCAAAAATGCAGTTGAGCTTGGATCGTTGGCTGCTAATCTTATGAATAAACCTCGTTTGAGTTATTGTGGCGTTGATGAATTAGCTTTTGTGGTCAATAATCTTGATTTTAGGAAGCATAGGCCTTTGAGCATGGATTTTGATTGGGGTAGCAATCCTCTTAGTATAGAGCTTGTAAAACTTGCTACTGTTAATGTTTACTCTTACTTCAAAATTGGGAGTACATTGCTTGGTTGGGATGCATCAATCCCACCAGTGCCAAGCCTTGATGAATAA